CGCGGCACGAAACCTGGCCCGGCAATCTCAACAATGCCGGATTCGGCAGACGCCTGAACATGACCGCTTACGACCGCTTCAACAAGTCGATGGTTTATTCGCTGGATAACCAACTGGAAGGCAAATTTCAGGTTGGAGGCCTTGAGAATACGCTGCTGTTCGGCGCCAGCTATGACAGAACTTCGTTCAGTCAGGACTGGAATGCCGGCCTCGTCGGCCCGATCGATGTGTATAACCCGGTATACCTGCGCGATCCGACCACCCCGATCGCTGTGCAAAACACTCTGCTCGAACAAGAGATGAAAGGCGTTTATGCGCAGATTCAGAGCAAGTACGATCATTGGCTATTTTTGCTCGGCGGTCGTCAGGATTGGGTCGACAGCGATTTTCGCGACAAAGTTGCCCAGGGCAGCAACATCAGTTCCGAGGACAAGAAGTTCACTTACCAGGGCGGGGTGATGTACCAGTTCGACAATGGCATGACGCCGTATGTCAGTTACTCCACTTCGTTCGTCCCGGTGCAGCAGATTTCCAATGCCGGCGCGCCGCTTGATCCGATCACCAGCAGCCAATACGAAGTTGGCCTGAAGTACGAACCGATCGGCTGGGACACCGCGTTCACTGCGTCGGTGTATGACCTGCGCAAGAAGGATGACACCTACTTCGATGCCACCACCTCAAGCTATCGACAAGTAGGCGAAAGCCGTTCCAAGGGTGTGGAGCTGGAACTCAACAGCAACCTGACGCAGAACCTCAACCTCACTGCGGCCTACACCTACACCGATGCGCGAATCACCAAGGATGCCGCGGCGTCGTTAGTCAAAGGCCATCAAATGACCGGCGTGCCGCGCAATCAGGCTTCGGTCTGGGCCAAATACCGGTTCCTCGATGGCGATATGAAAGGTCTGTACGTAGGCGGCGGCGTGCGTTACTTCGACAGTGCGTTCGCTTACACCTCGCCGTCGCTCTACGGCAAGCTCGATGCTGGTGATGTGACATTGGTGGATGCAGCCATCGGTTATCAGATCGACTCGCATTGGAACGTCGACCTGAATGCAAAAAATCTGTTCGATAAGGAATACGTGTCTGGGTGCAACGATGCCGGCCGATGCTATTGGGGTGAAGACCGCACCCTGCTCGGTACGGTTTCTTACAACTGGTAAACGAAAAAGGGGCTGTGGATATCTTTTCCACAGCCCCTTTGTTCATTTGCCGATGCAGAAACTGGAAAAAATCCTTCCCAGCAAATCATCAGAGCTGAATGCTCCAGTGATTTCTCCAAGAGAATGCTGAGCCTGACGTAGATCCTCGGCCAATAATTCGCCGGCCCCTGCCAAGGTCAGCTGCGCGCGCCCGTGTTCCAGCGCGGCACTGGCGTGGCGCAGGGCTTCAAGATGGCGGCGGCGTGCGCTGAAACTGCTCTCCGAGGTCTGTTCGTAACCCATGCAGGCTTTCAGATGCTCACGCAAAAGATCGAGTCCATCGGCGGACTTGGCGCTGAGATTGATCGTGACATGGCCGTCTTCACTGGTTTCCAGAGAAATGGCTTCCCCGGACAGATCAGCCTTGTTGCGAATCAGGGTCACTTTCGCCGGATCCGGGCGGGTCTCGAGAAACTCCGGCCATAGCGCAAACGGATCAAGCGCTTCGGGTGCAGTGGCGTCAACGACGAGCAGCACCCGATCCGCTTCACCGATGGCTTTCAAGGCCCGTTCAACGCCAATCTTTTCCACCTGATCCTCGGTATCGCGCAGGCCGGCAGTATCAACGACGTGCAGTGGCATGCCGTCGATGTGGATATGTTCGCGCAGGATATCCCGGGTGGTGCCGGCAATTTCAGTGACGATCGCAGCCTCACGACCGGCCAGCGCATTCAACAGGCTGGACTTGCCCGCATTCGGGCGACCGGCAATGACTACGGTCATGCCATCGCGCAACAACGCCCCCTGCCCGGCTTCCCGGAGGACTGTGGATAACTCGCCACGAACCTTGTCCAGCATGCTCAATACATGGCCATCGGCGAG
This window of the Pseudomonas fluorescens genome carries:
- the mnmE gene encoding tRNA uridine-5-carboxymethylaminomethyl(34) synthesis GTPase MnmE; amino-acid sequence: MSTPRETIAAVATAQGRGGVGIVRISGPLASVAAQAISGRALKPRYAHYGPFFSDDRQVLDEGLALYFPGPNSFTGEDVLELQGHGGPIVLDMLLKRCLELGCRLARPGEFSERAFLNDKLDLAQAEAIADLIEASSAQAARNALRSLQGAFSQRVHNLTEQLIRLRIYVEAAIDFPEEEIDFLADGHVLSMLDKVRGELSTVLREAGQGALLRDGMTVVIAGRPNAGKSSLLNALAGREAAIVTEIAGTTRDILREHIHIDGMPLHVVDTAGLRDTEDQVEKIGVERALKAIGEADRVLLVVDATAPEALDPFALWPEFLETRPDPAKVTLIRNKADLSGEAISLETSEDGHVTINLSAKSADGLDLLREHLKACMGYEQTSESSFSARRRHLEALRHASAALEHGRAQLTLAGAGELLAEDLRQAQHSLGEITGAFSSDDLLGRIFSSFCIGK